In a single window of the Pseudomonas oryzihabitans genome:
- a CDS encoding DNA internalization-related competence protein ComEC/Rec2, protein MRAALLAFALDVLLLRAFAALPSLPLLAALASVAIVLLGTRFFVLGACGLGLAWALLAAHGALADRLDPALEQRVLWIEGQVSGLPAVDADSVGFVLSGATSRRDVKLPAHIRLNWHGGPRLLTGERWRLAAELRGPAGLVNALGQDREAWLLAQGIGATGSVKDGQRLQSASGLATWRDGIRQYLQTRDPAGQGGLLAALVVGDGSGISDRQWQLFQDTGTVHLMVISGQHIGLIALGVYAGVVILARRGYWPSRLPWRLSAAVLTVATALGYGLLAGFEVPVQRACVMVTLGLLWQLGRQQVRLADAVLLALVLVLAANPLVSLLPGFWLSFGAVLLLLWSFAGRLGQLPWWVTLGRAQWCMALGLAPLLLALGLPLSLSGPLANAVAVPLMDMAVVPLALVGTLLSLLWSPLGDPALLLAGGLLQGLLWLLSGLAHLAAAWQPVLAPAWALWLAGLGALLALLPAGVPLRGFGALLMLPGLFPLAPVPAEGLARITLLDVGQGLAVLVRTRQHALLYDAGPRQGSYDSGARVVLPNVKAAGIGALDIMLLSHADADHAGGAPAVARGLPAGRVLSGEAGRLKPELHAQDCADGAHWQWNEVAFTTWWHPDADSNASSCVLSVEARGERLLLTGDIDARREGQLVASGVPLAADWLVAPHHGSRSGSSAAFIDAVQPRGVLISRGLNNRYGHPHPQVMQRYRERGVIPYDTAELGALSWTLGRWEAPHGQRLERHWWRIPSPTP, encoded by the coding sequence ATGCGTGCCGCTCTGCTTGCCTTCGCCTTGGATGTGCTGCTCCTGCGCGCCTTTGCCGCGCTACCGTCACTGCCCCTGCTGGCGGCTCTCGCCTCGGTCGCCATCGTGCTGCTGGGCACCCGTTTCTTCGTGCTCGGCGCCTGCGGGCTCGGCCTGGCCTGGGCACTGCTCGCTGCGCACGGGGCCCTGGCGGATCGCCTGGATCCGGCGCTGGAGCAGCGGGTATTGTGGATCGAGGGCCAGGTGAGCGGGCTGCCCGCGGTGGATGCCGACTCGGTGGGCTTCGTGCTCAGTGGCGCGACCAGTCGCCGCGACGTCAAACTGCCCGCGCACATCCGCCTGAACTGGCACGGCGGTCCTCGCCTCCTGACCGGCGAGCGCTGGCGCCTGGCGGCGGAGCTACGCGGACCGGCAGGTCTGGTCAACGCCCTGGGCCAGGACCGCGAGGCCTGGCTGCTGGCCCAGGGCATAGGGGCTACCGGTAGCGTGAAGGATGGCCAGCGGCTGCAGTCCGCCAGTGGCCTGGCAACCTGGCGCGATGGTATCCGCCAATACCTGCAGACCCGGGATCCGGCCGGGCAGGGCGGATTGCTCGCCGCGTTGGTGGTGGGCGACGGCTCGGGGATCAGCGACCGCCAATGGCAGCTGTTCCAGGACACCGGCACGGTGCACCTCATGGTGATTTCCGGGCAGCACATCGGCCTGATCGCCCTGGGCGTCTATGCCGGGGTGGTCATCCTGGCGCGCCGTGGCTACTGGCCGAGTCGACTCCCCTGGCGGCTATCCGCCGCCGTGCTGACCGTGGCCACCGCGCTGGGTTACGGACTGCTGGCCGGTTTCGAGGTGCCGGTGCAGCGCGCCTGCGTCATGGTTACCCTGGGCTTGCTTTGGCAGCTGGGGCGCCAGCAGGTCCGGCTGGCTGATGCCGTACTGCTGGCCCTGGTGCTGGTCCTGGCGGCCAATCCCCTGGTCAGCCTGCTGCCTGGCTTCTGGTTGTCCTTTGGCGCCGTGCTGTTGCTGCTGTGGAGCTTCGCGGGTCGTCTGGGACAGCTGCCCTGGTGGGTCACCCTGGGACGGGCCCAATGGTGCATGGCCCTGGGCCTGGCACCGCTGCTGCTGGCGCTGGGCCTGCCACTGAGCCTGAGCGGTCCCCTGGCCAACGCCGTCGCCGTGCCGCTGATGGACATGGCGGTCGTGCCGCTGGCGCTGGTGGGGACGCTGCTATCCCTGCTGTGGTCGCCGCTGGGCGATCCCGCGCTCCTGCTGGCCGGTGGCTTGCTGCAGGGACTGCTCTGGCTATTGAGCGGATTGGCGCACCTTGCCGCGGCCTGGCAGCCTGTACTCGCGCCGGCCTGGGCGCTGTGGCTGGCGGGACTCGGGGCGTTGCTGGCCCTGCTGCCGGCGGGTGTGCCGCTGCGCGGCTTCGGCGCACTGCTGATGTTGCCCGGGCTGTTTCCTCTGGCGCCCGTACCAGCGGAGGGGCTGGCGCGGATCACCTTGCTGGACGTCGGTCAGGGCCTGGCCGTGCTGGTACGTACCCGGCAGCATGCGCTGCTCTACGATGCCGGCCCGCGCCAGGGCAGCTATGACAGCGGCGCTCGGGTCGTCCTGCCCAACGTGAAGGCTGCTGGCATCGGGGCCCTGGATATCATGTTGCTCAGCCATGCCGATGCCGATCACGCTGGCGGTGCGCCGGCCGTGGCCCGGGGCCTGCCAGCAGGTCGAGTGCTCAGCGGTGAGGCAGGTAGGCTAAAACCGGAATTGCATGCCCAGGACTGCGCAGACGGTGCCCATTGGCAATGGAACGAGGTCGCCTTCACCACCTGGTGGCATCCTGATGCGGATTCCAACGCCTCCTCCTGTGTACTCAGCGTCGAGGCCAGGGGCGAGCGCCTGCTGTTGACCGGCGACATCGATGCCCGCCGCGAAGGCCAGCTGGTGGCCAGTGGCGTGCCTTTGGCGGCGGATTGGCTCGTCGCCCCGCACCATGGCAGTCGCAGCGGTTCCAGCGCCGCCTTCATCGACGCCGTCCAGCCGCGCGGTGTGCTGATCTCCCGCGGGCTGAACAATCGCTATGGCCATCCGCATCCGCAGGTGATGCAGCGCTATCGCGAACGTGGCGTGATTCCCTATGACACGGCCGAGCTGGGTGCCCTGAGCTGGACACTGGGGCGCTGGGAGGCGCCGCACGGTCAGCGCCTGGAGCGTCACTGGTGGCGGATCCCCTCGCCGACACCCTAA